From Deltaproteobacteria bacterium, one genomic window encodes:
- a CDS encoding SRPBCC family protein, translating to MRHHEFTLEMPFAAPRIWALFQRYDLWKQYAPAVLDVEIVYPGDASGNGLLRKVIYPLPFGRRGESFELVTNVQPDRGYDYQMLRTGLSGSMILEPLGANRTRLRFRESFDLKGPLRFVEGPIYRFINKKNEESMRGAAAWLAAHPEFHPELND from the coding sequence GTGCGGCATCACGAGTTCACGTTGGAGATGCCCTTTGCCGCGCCGCGCATCTGGGCGCTGTTTCAACGCTACGACCTGTGGAAGCAGTACGCCCCAGCGGTGCTCGACGTCGAGATCGTCTACCCCGGCGATGCGAGCGGCAACGGCCTGCTGCGCAAAGTGATCTATCCCCTGCCCTTCGGCCGTCGCGGCGAGTCGTTCGAACTCGTCACCAACGTGCAACCGGATCGCGGCTACGACTATCAGATGTTGCGCACGGGATTGAGCGGTTCGATGATTTTGGAACCGCTCGGGGCGAATCGCACGCGGCTACGCTTTCGCGAATCGTTCGACCTCAAAGGCCCGCTGCGATTTGTCGAGGGACCGATCTATCGCTTCATAAACAAGAAGAACGAAGAGTCGATGCGGGGCGCCGCCGCCTGGCTCGCCGCGCATCCGGAGTTTCATCCGGAACTGAACGACTGA
- a CDS encoding VOC family protein: MSILRLTHIGICVSDLARALRFYRDGLGFTYLSDLRVAGEPTNTLLQLKNVDLEARYLERDGTRIELLHYASPGTVGAGQPRPMNQLGLTHLSLRVTNLTEVIASLRAVGARVIEPSRIDIPAFAAAAIFVTDPDGTLIELVQAPGDPAVPPGAG, translated from the coding sequence ATGAGCATCCTGCGACTCACGCACATCGGCATCTGCGTTTCCGATCTAGCACGTGCATTGCGGTTCTATCGCGACGGACTCGGATTCACCTACCTCTCGGATCTCCGCGTCGCCGGTGAACCGACTAATACATTGCTCCAGCTCAAGAACGTTGACCTCGAAGCGCGCTACCTCGAACGCGACGGCACGCGCATCGAGCTGCTGCACTATGCGTCACCCGGAACGGTCGGGGCCGGTCAACCGCGGCCGATGAATCAACTCGGACTGACTCACCTGTCGCTGCGGGTAACGAACCTCACCGAAGTGATCGCCAGTCTGCGCGCCGTCGGGGCGCGCGTGATCGAACCCTCGCGCATCGACATCCCGGCATTCGCGGCCGCCGCCATCTTCGTCACCGATCCCGACGGCACGTTGATCGAGTTGGTGCAGGCCCCCGGCGATCCTGCCGTGCCACCGGGCGCGGGGTGA
- the rnd gene encoding ribonuclease D, with amino-acid sequence MDTQRPAHSRHESFVYVDDVAGLRNVVARLADSDRFGLDTEFVGERTYLPQLELIQVANEHICAVIDCRAIGQLDAFFPLLADARVEKILHAGQQDLDLFFLLTQAITEPTFDTQVAAAMVGYGAQPGYAPLVERVLGVTVEKTETLTDWTRRPLTAAQLAYAADDVRHLLPLHDHLRQRLRELDRSDWAREEFQRLERLAATGRLEPQDVYLRVRGRGSLRAKGLAVLRELAAWREELARERNKPRSSIMKDELMVELARRAPTTPAALRGIRALHSKELERSADQLVGAVERALARPKSDWPESPKHTSASTPTGVIELLQAVLRTRAEQAHIAPGLLATTADLELLATRHGSGDAAELPILPILQGWRRTIAGDALLQFLDGRASIRFDPAKQRLRVDADRTGDIEPPAQ; translated from the coding sequence ATGGATACTCAGCGGCCTGCTCACTCGCGTCACGAGTCGTTTGTCTACGTCGACGACGTCGCCGGCTTGCGCAATGTCGTCGCGCGGCTCGCCGACTCCGATCGCTTCGGCCTCGACACGGAGTTCGTCGGCGAACGCACGTATTTGCCGCAACTCGAATTGATCCAAGTGGCCAACGAGCATATCTGCGCCGTGATCGACTGTCGCGCCATCGGACAGCTCGACGCCTTCTTTCCTCTGCTGGCCGACGCGCGCGTCGAGAAGATCCTGCACGCGGGCCAACAAGACCTCGACCTGTTCTTCCTGCTCACGCAGGCGATCACCGAGCCGACATTCGATACGCAGGTGGCCGCCGCGATGGTCGGCTACGGCGCCCAGCCTGGCTACGCGCCGTTGGTCGAACGCGTGCTCGGCGTCACTGTCGAGAAGACCGAAACGCTGACCGACTGGACGCGACGCCCGCTGACTGCCGCACAACTGGCGTATGCGGCCGATGACGTGCGCCACCTGCTCCCGCTGCACGACCATTTGCGCCAACGCCTGCGGGAACTCGACCGCAGCGATTGGGCGCGCGAAGAATTCCAGCGCCTCGAACGCCTGGCGGCGACGGGCCGACTCGAACCGCAGGATGTCTATCTGCGCGTGCGCGGCCGCGGCAGCTTGCGTGCCAAGGGTTTGGCTGTCTTGCGCGAGCTCGCGGCCTGGCGCGAAGAACTGGCGCGCGAACGCAACAAGCCGCGCAGCAGCATCATGAAGGATGAGCTGATGGTGGAACTCGCGCGCCGCGCTCCCACCACGCCCGCCGCGCTGCGCGGCATTCGCGCCTTGCACTCGAAGGAGTTAGAGCGCAGCGCCGACCAACTGGTGGGCGCGGTCGAACGAGCGCTCGCACGACCCAAGTCGGACTGGCCGGAGTCGCCGAAGCACACCAGCGCCTCGACACCAACCGGTGTGATTGAGTTGCTGCAAGCGGTGTTGCGCACGCGCGCCGAACAGGCGCACATCGCGCCCGGACTGCTGGCCACCACCGCGGACCTCGAACTGTTGGCCACGCGGCACGGTAGCGGCGATGCCGCCGAGTTGCCGATCTTGCCAATCTTGCAAGGCTGGCGCCGCACGATCGCGGGCGATGCGTTGCTGCAGTTCCTTGACGGTCGCGCCAGTATTCGCTTCGATCCGGCTAAGCAGCGCCTCCGCGTTGACGCCGACCGCACGGGCGACATAGAACCGCCCGCACAATGA
- a CDS encoding VOC family protein, whose amino-acid sequence MLQRLDRILLAVRDRAAAADTFAAVLGAEQVRADHSDLLAAHRTVLHAGTSEIELLEPAGDGSVRAFIQRWGEGLFGVGFATPDLRALATHLSDRRIQWREEAGRLHIAPDQTCGLRAVISPSTTTTSLGGIRYIYEVTNLVSDWQQAATRYADIFGLDAQKFHPLSSHEFGYTGALTLFNPPAQLDRIELSQPTESDKSMGRFFAKRGPSLYMCYAESDDVGTITARLDRRGMRWASGHDTGAGENVFIHPSGLHGLLMGISRTNLAWTWSGRPDLAAVRA is encoded by the coding sequence ATGCTGCAACGACTCGATCGAATTCTCCTCGCCGTGCGCGACCGCGCCGCCGCGGCCGACACCTTCGCCGCCGTGCTCGGCGCCGAACAGGTGCGCGCGGATCACAGCGATCTCCTGGCCGCGCATCGCACCGTCTTGCACGCCGGCACGAGCGAGATTGAGCTGCTCGAACCTGCCGGCGACGGCTCGGTGCGAGCCTTCATACAACGGTGGGGCGAAGGGCTCTTCGGCGTCGGGTTCGCTACGCCCGACCTGCGTGCCTTGGCGACGCACCTCTCCGATCGCCGCATCCAATGGCGCGAGGAAGCCGGCCGCCTGCACATCGCGCCGGATCAGACCTGCGGGTTGCGCGCGGTGATCTCTCCCAGCACCACGACGACTTCGCTCGGCGGCATCCGCTACATCTATGAAGTCACCAATCTCGTCAGCGATTGGCAGCAGGCGGCGACGCGCTACGCCGACATCTTCGGGCTCGACGCGCAGAAGTTCCACCCACTCAGCAGCCACGAATTCGGCTACACTGGTGCGTTGACGCTATTCAATCCACCCGCGCAACTCGATCGTATCGAACTGTCGCAGCCCACCGAATCGGACAAATCAATGGGCCGCTTCTTCGCCAAGCGCGGCCCGTCGCTCTACATGTGCTACGCCGAGAGTGACGATGTCGGCACGATCACCGCGCGCCTCGATCGGCGCGGCATGCGCTGGGCCAGTGGCCACGATACGGGCGCGGGAGAAAATGTCTTCATTCATCCAAGCGGACTGCACGGGCTGCTCATGGGCATCAGCCGCACCAATCTCGCGTGGACGTGGTCGGGCCGGCCTGATCTCGCCGCCGTGCGCGCCTAA
- a CDS encoding SIS domain-containing protein, which translates to MTDPRSQHPFWMREEIHEQPDAVAAALTDQAEGIARMAAALRAARPRRLFLVGTGTSFHAAQCAAWFARLEHVPLTTMAVPAHDFVTYPIALTSDDAVVVISHRGTKHYTGKALELARAAKVVTGLVTGQGPHEAPAGVVVLRTCHQDRSSAHTVSYTSALAVLMLLLADYADCSDDERLRRVILDLPTQLAAALQTEAVVRELAERYAGRQRVYFVGGGPHAVTASEAALKVKETSYIVSEGFAVEQMLHGPMQAVEASDLVVAVAPSGPSTQRIGDLLNAANEIGAARIAVMSGGESLNADASIQIPPTRESLSPLTSVVALQLFAYWAAVTRGKNPDCFRLDEPRYKRASGRFAL; encoded by the coding sequence ATGACTGACCCTCGCTCGCAGCACCCATTTTGGATGCGCGAAGAGATTCACGAGCAACCCGATGCGGTCGCTGCCGCGCTGACCGATCAAGCTGAAGGGATCGCCCGTATGGCGGCGGCGCTGCGCGCGGCGCGGCCGCGACGGCTCTTCCTGGTGGGTACCGGCACCTCGTTTCATGCCGCGCAGTGTGCGGCGTGGTTTGCTCGCCTCGAACACGTGCCGCTGACGACGATGGCTGTGCCCGCGCACGACTTCGTAACCTATCCGATCGCACTCACCAGTGATGACGCAGTGGTGGTGATCAGTCACCGCGGCACCAAGCACTACACCGGCAAAGCGCTGGAGTTGGCGCGTGCGGCGAAGGTGGTCACAGGGCTGGTGACCGGGCAGGGGCCCCACGAAGCGCCGGCCGGCGTGGTCGTGCTGCGCACGTGTCATCAGGACCGCAGTTCGGCGCACACCGTGAGCTACACCAGCGCCCTCGCGGTACTGATGTTGCTGCTCGCCGACTACGCCGATTGCTCCGATGACGAGCGGCTGCGCCGCGTGATCCTCGATCTGCCGACGCAGCTCGCCGCGGCGCTGCAAACCGAAGCCGTCGTGCGCGAGTTGGCGGAGCGCTACGCCGGTCGGCAACGCGTTTACTTTGTCGGTGGCGGACCGCACGCGGTCACCGCGTCTGAGGCGGCGCTGAAGGTGAAGGAGACCAGCTACATTGTCAGCGAAGGCTTTGCGGTCGAACAGATGCTGCACGGGCCGATGCAAGCGGTCGAGGCGAGCGATCTGGTCGTTGCCGTCGCGCCGAGCGGTCCGTCGACGCAACGGATCGGCGATCTGCTCAATGCTGCAAACGAGATTGGTGCGGCGCGGATCGCCGTGATGTCGGGCGGCGAGTCACTCAATGCCGACGCGTCGATCCAGATTCCCCCCACGCGCGAATCGCTCAGCCCGTTGACGAGCGTGGTAGCGCTGCAACTGTTCGCATACTGGGCCGCGGTCACGCGCGGTAAGAACCCCGACTGCTTTCGGCTCGACGAGCCACGGTACAAGAGAGCCAGCGGTCGATTTGCGTTGTGA
- a CDS encoding methyltransferase has protein sequence MPKTRRQPLSALPLMQLATSFWVFKTFATALDFDLFTRLARNKGTTAEKLASALAIAVRPAEMLLTGCAALGLLKKKGSRYHNTPLAEEFLVRGKPYYFGGFVEMLDRRLYAGWAKLTDAIRTNRPTTWDPATQQSLFDGIEGELLARFWEAMHSISMSTGAVLAKAIDLKPFTRLLDVGGGSGAYDIQLCQRYRHLRASVYDLPQVAEIAAAKIAQARLSNRIQTIGGDFFRDAVYPSGHDLIVLSMIMHDWSEADDRAILRKCYEALPRGGAVIICELLVNNDKSGPAPGALMSLNMLIETAGGRNYTAAEYSAWLKDIGFKKIRTVRFESPGADGAVIGYKL, from the coding sequence ATGCCAAAGACGCGCCGTCAGCCACTATCCGCACTACCGTTGATGCAACTCGCCACCAGCTTCTGGGTCTTCAAGACCTTCGCGACGGCGCTGGATTTCGATTTGTTCACCCGCCTCGCACGCAACAAAGGCACCACCGCCGAGAAACTCGCGAGTGCACTCGCCATCGCTGTGCGACCGGCAGAGATGCTGCTCACCGGTTGCGCCGCGCTCGGTCTGCTCAAGAAGAAGGGCAGCCGCTACCACAACACACCCCTCGCCGAGGAGTTTCTCGTGCGCGGCAAGCCCTACTACTTCGGCGGCTTTGTCGAGATGCTCGATCGCCGGCTGTACGCCGGCTGGGCCAAGCTCACCGACGCCATCCGCACCAATCGTCCGACCACCTGGGATCCGGCGACGCAGCAGTCACTGTTCGACGGCATCGAAGGGGAGCTGCTCGCCCGTTTTTGGGAGGCGATGCACTCGATCTCCATGTCGACCGGCGCCGTACTCGCCAAGGCGATCGACTTGAAGCCGTTCACGCGGTTGCTCGATGTCGGCGGCGGCTCCGGGGCGTACGACATCCAACTCTGTCAGCGCTACCGCCACCTGCGCGCCAGCGTGTACGACTTGCCCCAAGTCGCCGAGATCGCCGCGGCCAAGATCGCGCAGGCGCGGCTGAGCAACCGCATTCAAACCATCGGCGGCGATTTCTTCCGCGACGCTGTCTATCCGAGCGGTCACGACCTGATCGTGCTTTCGATGATCATGCACGACTGGAGCGAAGCCGACGACCGCGCGATCCTGCGCAAGTGCTACGAGGCCCTGCCGCGCGGCGGCGCAGTGATCATCTGCGAGTTGCTGGTGAACAACGACAAGAGCGGCCCGGCGCCGGGCGCGCTCATGAGCTTGAACATGCTGATCGAGACCGCCGGCGGCCGCAATTACACCGCCGCCGAGTACAGTGCGTGGCTCAAGGACATCGGCTTCAAGAAGATCCGCACGGTCCGCTTCGAATCCCCCGGCGCCGACGGCGCCGTGATCGGCTACAAACTGTGA
- a CDS encoding HAMP domain-containing histidine kinase: MTEVVSAGVRAEFEEQGRGLLVAQSRIGFWILLTFVVLFTVVDLVLNPGNFSASQMEQVSLLRGVQVVGIAIAFRALGRQRTRRGVACVSVFLASGFNATVVLACVMIHDTILAPTVLMSTTMFGAAFLAWGVWAQVLVGLASALGIIVNVVAVTHQAAGIFGYNQFEAFAALVASVWVAQSLERQRWSLFVSQKARDAAVAGQLEEARISDALARVGGEMIEAVDTPQLVERLCRVSAAVLDCDVTHAYLRDDAGQAFVPVAAYGTTREQWEMIRVLRIAKGDAARLEARFEREAVVELSTSDARASVGDALAVVMEQAEVTRSLFMALWRGSELTGTLHAGDRSGAAGFTLAQRRIAHGIAHLASMTMEHARVRAELERADQVKAHFVATLSHELRNPITAIQGYNYMLLRGASDPLSGDQADLVRRSEKCAQELSDLITATLDLSRFEAKRVPLDLQALQVSDLFDELRRELRAPAEKPDVQLRWLVHADPHALQTDPLKLKMVLRNLVTNALKFTERGAITVSATERDGGVEFRVEDTGIGIAADQVPTIFEPFTQAHGIESRRKGGVGLGLHLVRRLVDVLGGTIAVSSEVGRGSTFRIWVPSGAATASTASPDRRP; this comes from the coding sequence ATGACGGAAGTGGTATCAGCTGGCGTGCGCGCGGAATTTGAGGAGCAAGGTCGAGGCCTCTTAGTCGCCCAATCACGCATTGGGTTCTGGATTCTCTTGACCTTCGTGGTGCTGTTCACGGTGGTGGATCTCGTTCTCAACCCGGGCAACTTCAGTGCCTCGCAGATGGAGCAGGTGAGCTTGCTGCGCGGCGTTCAGGTCGTGGGCATCGCGATCGCGTTTCGCGCTCTCGGGCGCCAGCGCACCCGGCGCGGCGTCGCGTGTGTGAGTGTGTTCCTCGCTTCTGGCTTCAATGCCACGGTGGTGTTGGCGTGCGTGATGATTCACGACACCATTCTCGCCCCGACGGTTCTGATGAGTACGACCATGTTCGGCGCCGCGTTTCTGGCGTGGGGGGTGTGGGCGCAAGTGCTCGTCGGCCTCGCATCGGCACTCGGAATCATCGTCAACGTCGTCGCGGTTACGCATCAGGCGGCGGGGATCTTCGGGTACAATCAGTTCGAAGCGTTCGCTGCCTTGGTGGCGTCGGTGTGGGTGGCGCAGAGCCTCGAACGGCAACGCTGGAGTCTATTCGTGTCGCAGAAGGCACGCGACGCGGCGGTTGCCGGACAGTTGGAGGAGGCGCGCATCTCCGACGCGCTGGCCCGCGTGGGCGGCGAGATGATCGAAGCGGTGGACACGCCGCAGTTGGTCGAGCGCCTCTGTCGGGTATCCGCGGCGGTGCTCGATTGCGACGTGACACACGCGTATCTGCGCGACGATGCGGGGCAGGCGTTTGTGCCGGTGGCGGCCTACGGCACCACGCGCGAGCAGTGGGAGATGATTCGCGTGCTGCGGATTGCCAAGGGCGACGCCGCCCGCCTCGAAGCGCGCTTCGAGCGCGAGGCGGTGGTCGAGCTGTCGACCAGCGACGCACGCGCGAGCGTGGGTGATGCGCTGGCGGTGGTGATGGAGCAGGCCGAGGTGACACGCTCGCTGTTCATGGCGCTGTGGCGCGGCAGCGAACTAACCGGCACGTTGCACGCCGGTGATCGCAGCGGCGCGGCCGGGTTTACGTTAGCGCAGCGGCGGATTGCGCACGGCATCGCCCACCTTGCCTCGATGACGATGGAACATGCGCGGGTACGCGCCGAGCTGGAGCGCGCCGATCAAGTGAAGGCGCACTTTGTCGCTACCTTGTCGCACGAGCTGCGCAATCCGATCACGGCAATCCAGGGATACAACTACATGCTCTTGCGCGGCGCGTCGGATCCCCTCAGTGGCGATCAGGCGGATCTCGTTCGACGTTCCGAGAAATGTGCGCAGGAACTATCCGATCTGATCACTGCCACGCTCGATCTGAGTCGATTCGAAGCCAAGCGCGTGCCGCTCGACCTGCAAGCGTTGCAAGTCTCCGATCTCTTCGACGAGCTGCGGCGCGAACTGCGTGCGCCGGCGGAGAAACCGGATGTGCAGCTCCGATGGCTTGTGCACGCCGATCCGCACGCGCTGCAAACCGACCCATTGAAGCTCAAGATGGTTCTGCGCAATTTGGTCACCAATGCCCTCAAGTTTACCGAACGCGGCGCCATCACGGTGAGCGCGACGGAGCGGGACGGTGGCGTCGAGTTCCGCGTCGAGGATACCGGTATCGGCATCGCGGCCGATCAGGTGCCGACGATTTTCGAGCCGTTCACACAGGCCCACGGCATCGAATCGCGGCGCAAAGGCGGCGTCGGGCTGGGGCTGCATCTGGTGCGGCGCTTGGTGGACGTTTTGGGCGGGACGATTGCGGTCAGCAGCGAAGTTGGCCGCGGCTCGACCTTCCGCATTTGGGTGCCCAGCGGCGCGGCGACCGCTTCGACCGCCTCGCCCGATCGTCGCCCTTGA
- a CDS encoding response regulator gives MSKPTPNAKKTVLIVDDEENIRLIVSRLMQTAGHRTLTAETGQQAIDLLRAGTRLDLVILDVRMPELDGFQTLVQIRNDLALTELPVIMLTGQKSDEDLLAGYGVGADYYLTKPPKLDRLLNIVAYLIGDLTAEQRAKLEQSL, from the coding sequence ATGAGTAAACCAACTCCGAACGCCAAGAAGACGGTCCTGATTGTCGACGACGAGGAAAATATCCGGCTGATCGTGTCGCGATTGATGCAAACCGCCGGTCATCGCACCCTCACCGCGGAAACCGGCCAACAAGCTATCGACCTCTTGCGCGCTGGCACCCGGCTGGATCTCGTGATCCTCGACGTCCGGATGCCCGAGCTCGATGGATTTCAGACCCTCGTGCAGATTCGCAACGACCTCGCGCTCACCGAGCTGCCGGTGATCATGCTGACCGGCCAGAAATCGGACGAAGACCTGCTGGCGGGCTACGGTGTCGGTGCCGACTACTATCTCACCAAACCCCCCAAGTTGGACCGCCTGCTGAACATCGTGGCTTACCTGATCGGCGACCTCACCGCCGAACAACGCGCCAAGCTCGAGCAATCGCTATAG
- a CDS encoding CoA transferase, whose protein sequence is MPGPLEGIRVVELGFWVAGPAAAGIMADWGADVVKIEPPDGDPFRGLFTQAAGIDVPMNPPFELDNRGKRSIAIDLTKPEGRTIARQLIARADVFVSNVRLAGLERMGLDYDTLRKDNPRLIYCSVSGYGPAGDDSDRAAYDVGAFWSRAGVGLSLVPKGGEPPQQRGAMGDHFTAVSAVSAVCGALVARARTGEGQLVTTSLLRNGLYMMGWDANIRLRFGYVESPYDRFGCPNPLVNSYCAGDGRWFWLLGLQADRHWPDLIRAIDRPDLLDDPRFSNIRVRREHNADCVRVLDSVFATKPFAEWCARFDRENMWWAAVQSLDEAVNDPQLRANGGIVKVPVAEGEAEMLASPADFHGTPWAPTTMSPECGQHTEEVLLELGYDWEAIAKLKDGGAVP, encoded by the coding sequence ATGCCTGGTCCGTTGGAAGGTATCCGCGTCGTCGAGCTGGGATTCTGGGTCGCCGGCCCCGCCGCCGCTGGGATCATGGCCGATTGGGGCGCCGACGTAGTCAAAATCGAGCCGCCCGACGGCGATCCGTTTCGCGGCCTGTTTACTCAAGCAGCCGGCATCGACGTGCCTATGAATCCGCCGTTCGAACTCGACAACCGCGGCAAGCGCAGCATCGCCATCGACCTCACCAAACCCGAGGGCCGGACGATTGCGCGGCAACTGATCGCGCGCGCCGACGTGTTCGTCTCCAACGTGCGCCTCGCTGGGCTCGAACGGATGGGGCTCGACTACGACACGCTGCGCAAAGACAATCCGCGCCTCATCTACTGCAGCGTGAGCGGCTACGGCCCCGCCGGCGACGATAGCGATCGCGCGGCCTACGATGTTGGGGCGTTTTGGTCGCGCGCCGGCGTGGGACTGTCGCTGGTACCCAAAGGCGGCGAGCCACCGCAGCAACGCGGCGCGATGGGCGATCACTTCACGGCGGTCTCGGCGGTGAGCGCGGTCTGCGGCGCGCTGGTCGCACGCGCTCGCACCGGCGAGGGTCAGCTCGTCACCACCTCGCTGCTGCGTAACGGCTTGTACATGATGGGGTGGGACGCGAACATCCGCCTCCGCTTCGGTTACGTCGAGTCGCCGTACGATCGTTTTGGTTGCCCCAATCCGCTGGTGAACTCGTACTGTGCGGGCGACGGCCGCTGGTTCTGGTTGCTGGGCTTGCAAGCCGATCGTCACTGGCCCGATCTCATCCGCGCCATCGATCGTCCCGACCTGCTCGACGATCCGCGCTTCAGCAACATCCGCGTGCGGCGCGAACACAACGCCGACTGCGTGCGCGTCCTCGACAGCGTGTTCGCCACCAAACCGTTCGCGGAATGGTGCGCCCGATTCGATCGCGAGAACATGTGGTGGGCCGCCGTGCAGTCGCTCGACGAAGCCGTCAACGATCCGCAACTGCGCGCGAACGGCGGAATCGTGAAGGTTCCCGTCGCCGAAGGCGAGGCCGAGATGCTGGCGAGCCCGGCGGACTTCCACGGCACGCCGTGGGCACCGACGACGATGTCGCCCGAGTGTGGTCAACACACCGAAGAGGTGCTGCTCGAACTCGGTTACGATTGGGAAGCGATCGCCAAGCTGAAGGACGGCGGCGCGGTGCCGTGA
- a CDS encoding LLM class F420-dependent oxidoreductase, whose amino-acid sequence MRVTLSAILVLGLLSTAIAQSEPPAAAKKKILFGIQTGQQDTTYQDLVAIWKEAEALGFDSAWDFDHFIPIRGNQDGPCLEGWTLLSALATQTTKLRIGTLVTGNTYRNPALLAKMVTTVDQISNGRVYLGIGAAWFERDHTAYGFPFYSAKERADRLGEALEVITKLWTADHPSFAGKYYTLDHAPFNPKSVQQPHPPIVIGGKGKKWIMPLVAKYADGWNVPIGVTPAGIKKRMQIVHDECQRIGRAPCEPEVSAFLILYKITDIPFAGAAIGIGARAAAGKGAQTAMLAGSAQEITDKIRSYVDAGVTHVIVHIEPPYDPELLRRFAKEVMPNFR is encoded by the coding sequence ATGCGAGTGACGCTTTCGGCAATACTCGTTCTCGGACTGCTCAGCACGGCAATCGCTCAGAGCGAGCCGCCTGCCGCGGCCAAGAAGAAAATCCTCTTCGGCATCCAGACCGGCCAGCAGGACACCACGTACCAAGATCTGGTTGCGATCTGGAAGGAAGCCGAGGCACTCGGCTTCGACAGCGCATGGGACTTCGATCACTTCATCCCGATCCGTGGCAATCAAGATGGTCCGTGCCTTGAAGGCTGGACGCTCCTGAGCGCGCTAGCAACGCAAACCACCAAGTTGCGCATCGGCACGTTGGTGACAGGCAACACCTACCGCAACCCGGCGCTGCTGGCGAAGATGGTGACGACGGTGGATCAGATCAGCAACGGTCGCGTCTACCTCGGCATCGGCGCCGCCTGGTTCGAACGCGATCACACAGCCTATGGCTTTCCGTTCTACAGCGCCAAGGAGCGCGCCGACCGCTTGGGCGAAGCGCTCGAAGTCATCACCAAGTTGTGGACTGCCGACCACCCGTCGTTCGCGGGCAAGTACTACACGCTCGATCACGCACCGTTCAATCCCAAGTCTGTCCAGCAACCGCATCCGCCGATCGTCATCGGCGGCAAAGGGAAGAAGTGGATCATGCCGCTGGTCGCAAAGTACGCCGACGGCTGGAACGTGCCCATCGGCGTCACGCCTGCCGGCATCAAGAAGCGCATGCAGATCGTCCACGATGAGTGTCAGCGCATCGGCCGCGCCCCGTGCGAACCCGAGGTTTCAGCCTTCCTCATCCTGTACAAGATCACCGACATTCCATTCGCCGGTGCCGCCATAGGAATCGGGGCACGCGCCGCGGCCGGCAAAGGCGCGCAGACCGCGATGTTGGCGGGGTCGGCGCAAGAGATCACCGACAAGATTCGCAGCTACGTCGACGCCGGTGTCACGCACGTCATCGTCCACATCGAGCCGCCGTACGATCCCGAGTTGCTGCGGCGCTTTGCGAAGGAAGTCATGCCCAACTTTCGCTGA